The Deltaproteobacteria bacterium genome contains the following window.
CGCCTGCGGGCGTAGCGGACAAGATCCGCCCGTTCCGCGCGGCGGCAGGACCAGAGATCCTCATCACTCATCTTGCTCAGGATCGCTCCGGTCAGGGTTTTTAGTGTCCCCTTCCACCGGTCTTTGCCGCAGACCTGTGTCCAGGCCTCATCCGCCCAGGGAGAGTCCCAGGAGGGAACATGGACCCCGTTGGTAATGTGCGTGACCGGCACTTCCTGCTCCGGCCATCGGGGAAAAAGATCCTGAAAAATTCGTCGGCTGACCTTCCCGTGCAGGCGGCTGACCCCGTTGATGGTGCCGCAGGTGCGGAGCGCCAGGTAGGCCATATTAAACGGTTCCTTGCTGTCATCGGGATCCCGGCGTCCGAGGGCGGCCAGTTCATGAGGAGAAACGCCTAAGCTTGCGGCATAATCCCGGCCATATTTTTCCAGGAGATCCCGGGAAAAGAGATCGAAACCGGCGGTCACCGGCGTGTGCGTGGTAAAGATATTTCCGGGACGGCTTGTCCGGAGGGCGTCCCGGAAGTCGAGGTCTTCTTTTTCCATGAGATGCCGGGCCCGTTCCAGCGTCACGAAAGCCGCGTGCCCTTCGTTGAGATGGCAGACCTCGATGGGAAGACCGAGCGCCTCTATCAGCCGCCAGCCGCAAATCCCCAGGGCGATCTCCTGGGCCAGGCGCATCTCGTGCCCGCCGCCGTAGAGCTTGCCGGTAATCCCCCGGTCCATCGGGCTGTTCAATGGGTCGTTGCTGTCGAGCAGGTAGAGCAGGACCCGGCCGACCTGTGCCTTCCAGACGCGAAAACGGACGGTTCGTCCGGGGAAGTCGTAAGCGACGTGCAGCCAGGAGCCGTTTCCCGCGATGACCGGTGTAATAGGGAGGCTCGCCGGATCATTATAGGGATAGATCTCCTGCTGGCGGCCACCGGCATCGACGACCTGCCGGAAATAGCCTTCCTGATAGAGCAGGCCCACACCGGCCACCGGCACGCCGAGGTCGCTTGCCCCCTTGAGATAGTCCCCCGCCAGGATCCCCAGGCCCCCGGCATAGATGGGAAGGGCCTCGCTGAGGCCGAACTCCATGCTGAAGTAGGCGATCGTGGGCAAAGGGGTCTCCCCGAAGATTCCATGGCTCCAGCAGGAACAGCCGAGATATGCCGTACGGGCTTCGGCCAGACGTTCCAGTTCTTTCCTGAATTTCCCATCCCCCGCCAGCTCCTCCAGCCGCTCCCTGGAAAGGTTCTGCAGGACCACGTAAGGGTTGCGGGTTCGCTCCCAGGTCTCCGGGTCCACGTCATTCCAGAAGGTGTCCCCGTCATGGCTCCACATCCAGCGCAGATCGGTTACCAGGTCTGCACAGGGTTCCAGCCCGGGGGGAAGTTTTCTCGGGAAAAAGGGTGCGGTCTCCATGGCTTTGCTCCTTGTGCATGTTTTTCGCTTCTGATTTGCTTTGCGTCCTTGGCGTCCTTCGCGAGAGGCCGCTTTCAGATTTTGCTTTTTGATCTTGTCTTACCCTTTGTGCCTGTGTGCCTCTGCCCCTCGCTTCTCAACTGTCCCCCTTCCATCGCCACTCGATAATTTCAGGCATGTCTTCACCGTACCGCCGGATGTATTCCTTGTGTTCGATCAGCCGGTCCCGCACGAACTGTTTGGTATAGGCTGCGACGGCATCGAGTTTCGGCACACGGTCGATCACGTCCGCCATCAGGTGGAACCGGTCCAGATCGTTGCGGACGGCCATGTCGAAGGGGGTGGTCGTGGTTCCCTCTTCCTTGTAACCCCGTACGTGCAGGTTTCCGTGGTTGGTCCGCCGGTAGGTCAGGCGGTGAATCAGCCAGGGA
Protein-coding sequences here:
- a CDS encoding glycosyltransferase family 1 protein gives rise to the protein METAPFFPRKLPPGLEPCADLVTDLRWMWSHDGDTFWNDVDPETWERTRNPYVVLQNLSRERLEELAGDGKFRKELERLAEARTAYLGCSCWSHGIFGETPLPTIAYFSMEFGLSEALPIYAGGLGILAGDYLKGASDLGVPVAGVGLLYQEGYFRQVVDAGGRQQEIYPYNDPASLPITPVIAGNGSWLHVAYDFPGRTVRFRVWKAQVGRVLLYLLDSNDPLNSPMDRGITGKLYGGGHEMRLAQEIALGICGWRLIEALGLPIEVCHLNEGHAAFVTLERARHLMEKEDLDFRDALRTSRPGNIFTTHTPVTAGFDLFSRDLLEKYGRDYAASLGVSPHELAALGRRDPDDSKEPFNMAYLALRTCGTINGVSRLHGKVSRRIFQDLFPRWPEQEVPVTHITNGVHVPSWDSPWADEAWTQVCGKDRWKGTLKTLTGAILSKMSDEDLWSCRRAERADLVRYARRRLARHLGQQGLPPNRVAEAEKVLNPDALTLGFARRFAEYKRPNLLLMDPERLIRLLRDSARPVQIIVAGKAHPQDETGKELVRQWTRFAERPEVHRRVVFLEDYDMDLALEMVQGVDVWINNPRRPWEASGTSGMKVLVNGGLNLSSLDGWWAEAYSPEVGWALGDGREHPAGEWDRLEAEQLYHLLEEEVIPEFYNRNGNDLPEAWIRRIRASMAHLTPRFSSNRMVREYAEKIYLPAAAAFQQRMENRGSLAKELRNWEETLTRFWNRISWGKFNARQEPDGWSFEVLLEIGGIPADFVQVQLYAESANSEKAVRQEMNHEAPAPGTPSWERYTCRIRTSRPAGDFTPRLLPYHPEAQVPLELNLISWYPR